In Pirellula sp. SH-Sr6A, the DNA window TGCTCGCGGAATCGAAGCGGATTGGAACGGGGCTTCCGATTGGGCCGATCGCCGGATTGGGACCGATCGCTGCCTTCGCAACGGCCGATATCGATTTGGATCGCATCGAACAGGATCGACGGGCGACTGGGACGATGCATCAACGGTTATCGCCCGAGGGTACCTTTCGCCGAATCCCGTTTGCTCTGGAGCGAGGGTCGCGACCTCTACAGCGTTGGATCGATCCCCATCCATTCGTTCCGAAAGAAAACGCGGCGTTGCAGGAACGATGCGATGAGATCTTCGAAATACAGATCGCTGCACTCGCCAAACGTGTCCAGCAATTGCCTTCCGATCTGCCGCTCGTCATCGGTGTTTCCGGTGGGTTGGATAGTACGTTAGCGACGCTTGTGGCTGCCAAGATGCTCGACGCGATGGGGTGGTCGGGCGAGCGCATCCTCGGGATCACCATGCCCGGCTTTGGGACTTCCGATCAAACGCGACGCAATGCGCTGGATTTGATTCGGCTGTTGGGTCTGCGCAGCGAGTTGATGGATATCCGTGCGAGCTGCTTTCAGATTTTTCAGAATCTGAACCATGCTCCTTTCGGCGTTTCGTGCGAAGGCAAAACATGGGAGTCACTACAGCTCGAACTGGAGCATTTGCCCAGTAACAAACGACATGATTTGGTTTTTGAGAATGTGCAAGCTCGCATGCGAACACTGCTTCTCATGAGCCGTGGGTTCGTGATCGGTACAGGCGACCTATCCGAGAGCGCGCTGGGGTGGAGCACTTACAATGCCGATCATATGTCGATGTACAACGTGAATTGCTCGGTCCCCAAAACACTTGTTCGTTTCTTGGTCCGGCATGTAGCGCACACGAAATACGATGGAGAGATTCGTCGTGTGCTCCTCGATATTGCGGAGACCCCCATCAGTCCGGAGTTGTTGCCTCTTACCAAGGACAAGACGATCGAGCAAAGTACGGAGGCGACGGTCGGCCCCTACGAGCTGCACGATTTCTTTCTCTATCACTTTGTCCGAACCGGAGCGCCTCTCCAGAAGATTCGGGAATTGGCGCGCGCAGCGTCCTTCGACAAGCCGTACACCGAGAGTGAAATCGATCATTGGCTCGATCTCTTTCTGAAACGCTTCTTCGCGGCCCAGTTCAAACGAACATGTGTTCCAGATGGTCCCAAAGTGGGAACGGTCTCGCTGTCACCACGCGGGGATTGGCGAATGCCGACCGATGCCGATCCCACCATTTGGCGCGAGGGGTGAAAGAGGCGGCGGCGGGGCAGAAGGGTGCTCGCTGAGGCGCAAAGCTCGGAAAGAGCAACGAGGAGTGGAGATCAAGGGCCGAGCGAGATTTGAAGGGAGCCTTGGTTGTCGGCCAACCCTGAAGATGGTTCGTTGATGCGAAGGAGGAGGATGGCGGGACGGGCGGGAGATTCGAGCGAAGTGCCTTTCCCGATCCGGATGGGAGTCCATGGTTCCGAAGGTTGTTCCGTGTCCACCTCGGCCCAGACACCGAGCAAGCAGCCGAGAGGGAATCCGCGATGGTATTCCACCGTCACACCCGCTGCTTCCGACTCCCACACTGGAGCGCTATCGGGCCGCCTCACCACAATGC includes these proteins:
- a CDS encoding NAD(+) synthase; this encodes MTPTGFLRVTTASAITSVGNPHANRICLQRGLERFTDSDIVLFGELCLSGYTCGELFRQSHLLDRCRHELFELAATTAPNQFVVVGLPWVHDSKLLNCAAVLTDGRVIGLVPKQHLPTYQEFYEGRWFHSGQGLSETIRCAEVAYPIPLGCDLLFQHERAVIGIEICEDLWVPIAPSAYQSIAGANVLLNLSASNETVGKAVYRKGLVATQSGKCNAAYCYASAGPSESTTDLVFSGHCLIAETGSLLAESKRIGTGLPIGPIAGLGPIAAFATADIDLDRIEQDRRATGTMHQRLSPEGTFRRIPFALERGSRPLQRWIDPHPFVPKENAALQERCDEIFEIQIAALAKRVQQLPSDLPLVIGVSGGLDSTLATLVAAKMLDAMGWSGERILGITMPGFGTSDQTRRNALDLIRLLGLRSELMDIRASCFQIFQNLNHAPFGVSCEGKTWESLQLELEHLPSNKRHDLVFENVQARMRTLLLMSRGFVIGTGDLSESALGWSTYNADHMSMYNVNCSVPKTLVRFLVRHVAHTKYDGEIRRVLLDIAETPISPELLPLTKDKTIEQSTEATVGPYELHDFFLYHFVRTGAPLQKIRELARAASFDKPYTESEIDHWLDLFLKRFFAAQFKRTCVPDGPKVGTVSLSPRGDWRMPTDADPTIWREG